In one Scyliorhinus canicula chromosome 3, sScyCan1.1, whole genome shotgun sequence genomic region, the following are encoded:
- the prmt9 gene encoding protein arginine N-methyltransferase 9 isoform X2, with translation MAVECQEIRRHHRVCFSEVGGLHLNEAIAWRSPVGNEPCIDDTAEPYTTERMRQVPGGYTALTDHFQAMTIDFNNPQELEELATRKPCRLCLPIVKEGMLDAIVAWFVLQLDEDTSLSTGPDEATCWEQAVYPVQGVLGQTVKPGNTLVVDVSCKNSYLVFHSIAVLNHEHKMEIEVNTMSNQTSNTLASEAELCDALANLQTTSEPRTTLLHCLLESSEIARLNNTQYNDHFKSALSSVLSSLTSMEGGIGVSQNIGDRSLNMNCENTNGQSSSDLTSDMLCVLDVSEGFSILPLIAAKLGPVKVFSSLEKVPQQAALSALAELNEISKDVLEFWHNYLEDDSPLLQRPQTGKLWSVIILDAIEMCGLIRQGLVEKAILARCLLRPEGRLLPRCIKIYGMFIESETLQQECSVQGKEATLGFNIAPFINQFKVPVHVFLHLSTLPHVQLSEPVELLKLDLMSLTTDDLRSEIRVQVHSSGKVTAVPFWYEIYLDTETSLNTWSDTSHWKQAAFVLDNPIQVNTGDELVLKIHYHKSNISMIVNCG, from the exons ATGGCAGTGGAGTGTCAAGAGATCCGCAGACATCACAG AGTTTGCTTCAGTGAGGTTGGTGGATTGCATTTGAATGAAGCAATAGCATGGCGCAGCCCTGTTGGCAATGAACCCTGTATTGATGATACTGCTGAACCCTACACCACCGAGAGAATGAGACAAGTTCCTGGCGGATACACAGCATTGACCGACCATTTCCAGGCCATGACCATTGATTTCAACAATCCACAG GAATTGGAAGAATTGGCCACCAGAAAACCTTGTCGACTTTGTCTTCCAATAGTTAAAGAAGGCATGCTGGATGCTATTGTCGCCTGGTTTGTTCTGCAGCTAGATGAAGATACAAGTCTTTCCACTGGCCCTGATGAAGCGACCTGTTGGGAACAGGCTGTGTATCCTGTACAGGGTGTGCTTG GCCAGACGGTAAAACCTGGTAATACTCTTGTCGTTGATGTTTCCTGCAAGAACTCATACCTGGTTTTTCACAGCATTGCTGTATTGAACCATGAACACAAAATGGAAATTGAAGTGAATACCATGAGCAATCAAACAAGTAATACTCTTGCAAGTGAGGCTGAACTTTGTGATGCTTTGGCCAACCTTCAGACTACAAGTGAACCCAGAACgacccttctgcactgtttgctgGAATCTTCAGAAATAGCTCGTCTCAATAACACGCAATATAACGACCATTTCAAGTCTGCCTTAAGCAGTGTATTGTCTTCATTAACATCAATGGAAGGTGGAATCGGTGTCTCACAGAACATAGGTGACAGGAGTTTGAATATGAATTGTGAAAATACTAATGGCCAAAGTTCTTCAGATCTAACCTCTGATATGTTGTGTGTATTGGATGTATCAGAGGGTTTTTCCATTTTGCCCTTGATCGCTGCCAAGTTGGGACCCGTTAAAGTTTTTAGTTCCTTGGAAAAAGTACCGCAGCAAGCTGCATTAAGTGCTTTAGCAGAATTAAATGAAATTTCAAAGGATGTGTTGGAGTTTTGGCATAATTACTTGGAGGATGACTCTCCCCTATTACAAAGGCCTCAAACAGGCAAACTATGGAGTGTGATTATTCTTGATGCAATCGAGATGTGTGGACTCATACGACAAGGATTGGTGGAGAAGGCCATTCTAGCTAG ATGTTTGCTTCGACCAGAGGGAAGATTGTTGCCTCGGTGCATAAAAATATATGGAATGTTCATCGAATCTGAGACATTGCAGCAAGAATGTTCTGTCCAAGGAAAAGAAGCCACTCTGGGGTTCAATATTGCACCTTTCATCAATCAGTTCAAG GTACCTGTCCATGTATTCTTGCATTTATCAACATTGCCTCATGTCCAATTAAGTGAGCCAGTGGAACTGTTAAAGCTGGATCTGATGAGTCTGACCACTGATGATTTGCGCAGTGAAATCAGG GTTCAAGTGCATTCCTCTGGAAAAGTAACTGCAGTTCCATTTTGGTATGAAATTTATCTGGACACAGAAACCAGCCTGAATACTTGGAGTGATACTTCTCATTGGAAGCAGGCTGCCTTTGTTTTGGATAATCCAATCCAAGTTAATACAGGAGATGAGCTTGTGCTGAAAATTCACTATCACAAGAGTAATATCTCAATGATTGTAAACTGTGGATGA